TGGTCTGAATACTTTCAGGCCCTCTTCAGTGAAAACCGAGTTGTCCAGCAAAGCACAATCCTCCACATCCAGCAGCAGCCAGTCAGAAAGAAACTGGATGTGCCTCCAATCCTGGAAGAGACTACATTTGCCATAGGCCGGTTGAAGAGCAGAAAGGCACCAGGAATCGATGGCATACAACCAGAGATATGGAAGCATGGGGGTTCTGTCCTACATGCTAAACTCCACGAGCTCCTCGTTGCATGCTGGAAACAGGGTAAACTGTCACGAGATCTCCGCGATGCTGTCATCATTACACTACAAAAACAAAGGGGTAAAGTCAGATTGCTCAAACTGTCGGGGGATCACCTTGCCTTCCAGTGCAGGAAAAGTTCCAGCAAGACTACTCCTCAACAAACTCGTTCTGTCCATCACTAAAAATCATCTCCCAGAAAGCCAATGTGATTTCAGAGCCAACAGGGGCGCAACAAATATGGTTTTCGTTCTCAGGCAGCTCCAAGAAAAGTACCGGAAGAAAAACAAAGTGCTCCCTGCAACATTTGTCGAGCTGATAAAAGCGTTCGACGCTGTGAGCAGAAAAGGTCTGTGGCAGATCCTAGATCAACTCGGCTGTCCCCCAATTCCTAACCATGATCATCCAGCTTCAGAAAGACCTACAAGGACAAGTCCACCTGAACAGCAACATATCAGAGCCATTCCCCATCAACAACGGTGTGAAGCAGGTCTATGTCCTAGCACCAACTCTCTTCAGTATCTTTTTCAGCATGATACTCAAGCAGGCCACTGCAGACCTCGATGCTGAAGACGGCGTTTACATCAAGTACCGTCTGTATGACAGTCTTTTCAACCTCCGGCCCCTACAGCCACACACCAAGACCCAAGGGCAACTGATCTAAGACCTCTTTGCAGATGATGCTGCATTTGTCGCACCCACAGAAAGAGCCCTGCAGCGCATCACATCTTACTTTGCAGAGGCCGACAAGCTCTTCGGCTTCGAAGTAAGCTTGAAAAAGACTGAAGTCATTTGCCAACCAAGTCTTCAGGAAGAATAATACAGGATGCCCCACATCACCATTGCCGAAACAGAACCGAAGTCGGTACAACAACTCACTTATCTTGGATTGCACCATCTCTTCAGATGCGACTATCAACAAAGAAACTGACAACAGACTTGCAAAGGCAAACAAAACATTTGGCAGACTGTACAAGAATAATAAGCATCTTAAGGGCAACACAAAAGTCAGTGTCTACAGGGTCGTCGTCCTCAAGATGCTCCTATATGGCTCTGAGTTCTGGGTTTCCTACTGATATCATCCCAGACTCCTCAAACGTTTTCACCAACGCTGTCTCCGTACCATCCTCAACATTTACTGGAACGACTCCATCACCAATATGTCCTTGAGCGAACAAAGATCACCAGCCTGGAAGCCATTTCACTTACGACACGACTACATTGATTAGGGCCCGTTGACAGGATGAAAGACCACCGCCTACCCAAGATCAAAATGTACGATGAGCTCACCACCGGCCACCGCAACAGGAGGGCACCAAGGAAGCGTTACAGGGACTGCCTGAAGCAGTCCCTTAGCGTTTGTCACATTGATTATCGTGAGTGGTTCACTCTAACAGCTCACAGCGTTGCTTGCCACCATACCCTCAGCGATATTGTTTCCTCCTTTGAAATCTCTCGCAGTGCTTCTCTTGAAGACAAACGTCAGATGCGAAGAAACAATGCAGCTGCATCATCAGACCCTGAACAACCATACCCCTGTCATCACTGCAATCGGATATGTCGATCCCACATCGACCTTATCAGCCACGAACGAGCGTGCAGACGACGTGGACAGCAGCCTTCCTGATCTTCATCAGCGAAGTCAAGCCAAGATTTTAACCAACGCATAGCAGAGATTTGCCATGATTTTGCAGAAAAACCTGAAAGAGTTGGGTCGAATGGATTAGAGggtctgatgttgaaagacccAAAACCCCGCTGGGGGACCAGAAACATCACTGACGATGCATCTTATAGCATCCGCGAGATGTATCTTagaacaatacacacacgcaccaccaCGCAGTGAAACCGGTGTGAACCAATATAATCGGACCTGGACCCAAGTGCGAAACGACTCCCTTTAATTTACaactattcttttacttttatttcttttacttgtttcagtcatttgactgtggccatgctggggcaccgcctttagtggaacaaatggactccaggacttattctttgtaagcctaatacatattttatgggtctctttggccgaaccgctaagtgacggggacgtaaacatacgaATATCGGTTGACAAGTGATGGggaggggagaaacacagacacacaaatacatacatacatacatacatacatacatacacacacacacacacatatatatatatatatatatatatatatatatatatatatatacgacgagcttctttcagtttccgtctaccaaatccactcatcagGCCTTGGCCAAcccgcagctatagtagaagacatgtgcccaaggtgccacacagtgggactgaacctggaaccatatagttggaaagcaaacttcttaccacatagccactcctgcacctacagccactcctgcacctacaacCACTTCTGCTACTCATGCACCTTCAGCGACTCCTGTGCCTCAGcagttatataaacaatttatttattatagtcgAAACTTTACAATTGCAGCATAAAGTATCATCCTGCAGCTTTTCAGATCATAAGTGCTCTAAAGACGCACTTAGATTTTATAATAACttttgagaaataataaaaacaaattaatccATCAAATTGATTATTTATAACTTCTAATCACCTCAAGAACCAAGAGATGTAAACATTAATGTTGGAgctataataaattatttcactcCAGTTCTTGTGTTGGGTACATTTGGCCAAGTTTGTAAGCGTGTAAGGAACGACCATGCGAACTCAAAAAagagatatggtgacgaatggaaaaacagaggactccttttatttaaacgtgtcacacggtcgaacacaaaaataatatatatatatatcaatgatgatatacataatatgttatgcgacgataacatagatgaccagtaatgaaagaccacaaccgtataagatgaataacagagatatttattgtagcgttaaagatgtatgtctgtgtgagagtgtgaatgcgacatataagaacattatcaaagacaggccgtcatacaaagaaacgtatgtatgtgagtgatacatgtatgtgtatgtgtattattacagcagatagaaagagagtcaataNNNNNNNNNNNNNNNNNNNNNNNNNNNNNNNNNNNNNNNNNNNNNNNNNNNNNNNNNNNNNNNNNNNNNNNNNNNNNNNNNNNNNNNNNNNNNNNNNNNNNNNNNNNNNNNNNNNNNNNNNNNNNNNNNNNNNNNNNNNNNNNNNNNNNNNNNNNNNNNNNNNNNNNNNNNNNNNNNNNNNNNNNNNNNNNNNNNNNNNNNNNNNNNNNNNNNNNNNNNNNNNNNNNNNNNNNNNNNNNNNNNNNNNNNNNNNNNNNNNNNNNNNNNNNNNNNNNNNNNNNNNNNNNNNNNNNNNNNNNNNNNNNNNNNNNNNNNNNNNNNNNNNNNNNNNNNNNNNNNNNNNNNNNNNNNNNNNNNNNNNNNNNNNNNNNNNNNNNNNNNNNNNNNNNNNNNNNNNNNNNNNNNNNNNNNNNNNNNNNNNNNNNNNNNNNNNNNNNNNNNNNNNNNNNNNNNNNNNNNNNNNNNNNNNNNNNNNNNNNNNNNNNNNNNNNNNNNNNNNNNNNNNNNNNNNNNNNNNNNNNNNNNgtggtacacggaacagttctcaaagagaaactggaccgagacaaatttgttgggtatgagttgatctatttaaggCGAATTATTGGCTCCCGAATGCTTCAGtttaatactctatcacgtgaccttattaggggctgtgattggtcagtttgcgttctggcgggaacggttcgaagaagttgccgattcgaataataatcagtcacgtgatgacaaggaatgggttctctactacgctcgcacttatttatatttaaatgagaagattgtatgtaatggcgatagtagtttgtatctaatggcgggaggtagtttcactacaagcGTTAACTTACATTCATAACGAAGTCAGTGGCAAGTGGATATATGAACTCAGTCAAACCTTTCGTTGTAACAATGAAAGAAACGAGACACTCAAATGTGTTGAGTCCTCATATAACAATCTAGCaaggcagaatcgtttgcatacCGAGCAAAATgactagcggcatttcgtccgtctttacgttctgaggtcaaataccgccgaggttgactttgcttttcattctttcaagagtcgataaaataagtaccagtcgagcccTGGGGGGGGGGGACCATCTAATTGACTTAGCCCGAAACTGCTGTAGTAGCTAACGTGTGAGAGCAGCCCGGGGCAGCTCTTGACATAGCCGTCACCCTGTGGGCCCCCAAGCTTATACAAGCTTATACGGCTTATTTGGCAGTCCCAAAAGTGGATAAGTGCCATCTGGATGTTTGGCATAAACTCACTCACAGAACTTATCCAGTTTCTCACCTATGAGTGTGCTCTTCTTTCTGACTTTTTTGTCGTTACCATAATGACCTCTATCTTAGGTGTTGGCTGGTTTGATATCATGTCCTCTCTGACATTACCAACCCGTTCGTCTCGCTTTTAATCTTCCTTGTTGTGACCATCAACTCCTGTAATATTTTACGTTAACCACAACCGCCAGTCATTCCCGACAAATGTGTCGGCACTCAGCAGTTCCTTCTTTGGACTTGTCTCTTCCATTTACAACATCAATTTCACTGGTCTGAGAGAGCCTGCGAAAACCATCAGCACCGTCCCTGTCTCCAGACCATTCCACACTTCGTATTGagaacttttcttcttttaaagttTGCATGTATCAACGTGTATTCATTCGTACAcccgcactcacatacatgcacattgatttatgtatgtgtatgcgtgtgtggtcacacacatacatttgaccTCGTTTTTTATGCCAAGAAGTAACAGCATTATCTCCCACAACCGGACAACGCATACACCACTAGCATGTGACATCCCTTCATTTTTCcaattatttattcaaatctaaacattaaatagtttcaaaaatatttgcttttctttcgTCCCTTTTAGTTAATCTTATTTATTcatccattattgttattaatattattatttgtagcgcttttcatcttttttgttttttaatatttcatcctACCTTAATAAAAAGCCGGTGTGTACgtgagatgacgatgatgagggaGGATCAGAGTGTAGGAGGAGAACAAGAGCAaaggataaaacaaaataatagaagaacacaatacagtatacatatattaaagaaatacaaaagcagCAACTATTTAATCCTCTACAGACATCGgccaacaaatacacacatagatacaccaGCCATAATTATTTAATCTATCAGAAGCagcgtacagacacacatacatagcacactcacacatacatgcactcacactcacacatacatgcattcacactcactaacacacataaGCTCgcataaaaacacagacacacacgcatacagcaCAGCACATATcaaacacacgtacgcatgcgcaACCATCACAGCAGACGATAAACCGTGttgttaagaagaaaaaaactcaaTTGTTCAGCTTTGTTAACAAATACTCAATTGTTCGACTTTttactgtttttgtgtgtctctcAGATAAGCAACGTACGATTGTACGTTATTTTCTCTTGTGCTTCTTTAATAAGCAATAatgcaaaataatgtaaaaatagttGTTAATTAAACATGTACAGACATTCATTCACTCAACTGTCAATCTATTCATCACACAGTCAACCTACTTTTCTCACTGTTTCtcttgcatctatctatctatctatctatctatctatctatctatctatccactcaagcccagcaaaagtcaccagtggtgtccctcaggggactgtcttgagcccgctcctctttataatttacataaatgacctttccagcgtcgtaaatcactgcaaagtgaaaatatttgctgatgacactaagctccagcacATCATCAATGTAGAAGAAGACCGAACCCAATTCCAGTCTGATCTATaagctgtgagtcaatgggcagacaaaaaacaatatgaaactgAACgaaggaaaatttgagctgattcattttggaagaaagtctatactaaaacagccatactctcttccttcaggggaaccgctcatggcatccaataatatcagagatCTAGGTGTAATTGTTGACAGCAATCTCAactggagtgcccacatcaacaataaggtcaatatagctcgtaggatgagctcctggatcttaagaatcttccggtccagagaacaagatgtcatcattccacttttctcctcctttgtacggccacacctcgaatactgctgccccttgtggtctttccatacaaaacaaaacatctcgaggattaaATCAacccagagggcactcactaaatgaattgaaggcatgactaatcttgattactgggaccgccttaaagccttgaaactctactctctccagcgccgccgcgagcgttacatcatctgtacgatgtggagaatataccgccagcattgctcAAACGatctgaacattagtttcaaggttcatccaaggctgggatcacgggccatacgtcctctgcccaattcaggatcacaacatataggtacactgcggcatgatttcttttcctcaacaggccctgctctgtttaacattgtcccgaaacagataaaagaggaaaaggatcctatcagctttaaacggagtcaagacagatttcttcaaggaataccagacaagccacccatacctggatacaattCACTCAATAAGAATTCACTACTTGAATgtaccataaacaaaacttgactgtaaaaaggatttagataatcctatcaggtggtgctattaagttagacatggcctggatcaatctttggtcgaaacatatctaagtttatctacttttatctatctatctatctatctatctatctatctatctatctatctaataaaacagaaaagtaGAAACTTTTtggcattattttttttcttcattacacctatttcatttgctaataaaaattataaagtttTGCCTGTTAGATAGACATAT
This region of Octopus bimaculoides isolate UCB-OBI-ISO-001 chromosome 6, ASM119413v2, whole genome shotgun sequence genomic DNA includes:
- the LOC128248077 gene encoding uncharacterized protein LOC128248077; this translates as MAYNQRYGSMGVLSYMLNSTSSSLHAGNRVNCHEISAMLSSLHYKNKGVKSDCSNCRGITLPSSAGKVPARLLLNKLVLSITKNHLPESQCDFRANRGATNMVFVLRQLQEKYRKKNKVLPATFVELIKAFDAVSRKGLWQILDQLGCPPIPNHDHPASERPTRTSPPEQQHIRAIPHQQRCEAGLCPSTNSLQYLFQHDTQAGHCRPRC